A segment of the Candidatus Protochlamydia naegleriophila genome:
AAAAATGAGCGGAATTGACTTTCTCGATGAGAATGGACAGACGATTCGAGTTCTTCGTAAAGGCGCCGCTGATGCGATTCAAAAACACGTCGAAAGCTTGGGTGGAACATTTCCTCAGCAGTTATATGCTGCAATTGAGCCGATCTCCAAGAAAGGAGGAACGCCTCTTCTTGTTTCCGAAGGCAATCGCGTGATGGGTGTTGTTCATCTAAAGGACGTCATTAAAGGGGGCATTAAAGAGCGTTTTGCCGAAATGCGAAAAGTCGGAATCAAAACACTCATGGTTACAGGCGACAATCCTTTGACTGCTGGTGCGATTGCAGCGGAAGCGGGAGTCGATGACTACGTCGCACAAGCCACCCCTGAAATGAAGCTTGCTCGTATTCGAGAAGAGCAAAACAAAGGGCATCTCATTGCGATGACGGGAGATGGAACAAATGACGCCCCAGCGTTGGCCCAAGCAGACGTTGGAGTTGCCATGAATACGGGAACACAAGCCTCTAGAGAGGCAGGTAATATGGTAGACCTCGATAGCAATCCCACTAAACTCCTTGATATTGTCGAAATTGGCAAACAATTACTTATGACCAGAGGGGCTTTGACGACTTTTAGCATTGCCAATGATGTTGCCAAATACTTTGCCATCATTCCCGCAATTTTTGGATCACTTTACGCCTTATCTGGTCAAAAAGGTCCCTTAAATCTTTTGAATATCATGGGACTGCATTCACCAGAGCGCGCGATTTTAAGCGCTGTGATCTTTAATGCCCTAATTATCGTGGCTTTAATTCCCCTTAGCTTAAGAGGCATTCCTTATAGACCACAACCTGCTGCTCAAACTTTGCGGCATAATCTGCTCGTTTACGGTCTTGGCGGAATTATCGCTCCTTTTATCGGCATTAAACTCATTGATTTACTCATTACAGCGATAGGATTGGTATCATGAACGCATTTAAAACAGCTGTTAAAGTTTTTCTTTTTATGACGGTTTTGACAGGACTTATCTATCCGCTCGTCATTACAGGCGTCGCCCAATTAACCATGGCAAGGCTTGCCAATGGAAGTTTAATCCAGAAAGGAAACCAAACGCTAGGATCGGCTCTTATTGCGCAAAATACAACAGAAGATCGCTATTTTTGGCCCCGTCCTTCTGCTGTTGATTATGACCCAATGAAGCCATCTGGTGGAAGCAATTTAGGACCGACAAGTCAAAAGCTTAAAGAAGCAATCCAAGAGAGAAAACAAAAAGTTGGAGACCAGGCATCACCCGAGCTTCTTTACGCCTCAGGAAGCGGGCTTGATCCGCACATCAATTTAGAGACTGCCTATTTTCAAATTCCAAGGGTCGCAAAGGCGCGTTCAATGAATGAAGGTGACTTAAAAAATTTGATTGACCATTTAAGCGAAGGGAAGCAACTCGGTTTTTTGGGAGAGCGATATGTCAATGTATTAAATTTGAATCAAGCATTAGATGAGCATAAATGATAGACGAAGATGACCGCCTAAGCCCTGATGAAATCTTGAAGGCCATTCAAAAACAAGAAAGCCAAAAGGAGCTAGGTAAACTTAAAATTTTTTTTGGAATGTCGGCGGGTGTTGGCAAAACTTACTCCATGCTACAAGAGGCCCAGCAAAGGCTAAAAGAAGGCGTCAACGTCGTCATTGGAACGATCAATACACATGGTAGAAAAGAAACGGAAGCTCTGCTTGAAGGTCTTCCCATTATTCCTGAGAAATGGGTCAAATACAAAGATACCGTCTTTGAAGAGCTTGATTTAGAGACGATCATTGATACAAAACCTGAACTTGTCTTAGTTGATGAGCTGGCGCATACAAATATGCCAGGCTCTAAACATCCAAAACGCTGGCAAGATGTCATTGAGATTTTAGATGCTGGCATTGATGTCTATACTACTTTAAATGTCCAACATATCGAAAGCCGCAAAGATATCGTTGAAAGCTTAACTGGTATTCAGATTCGTGAAACGGTACCTGATCTCATTTTGGAAAGAGCAACGAGTATTGAGCTGATCGACATTCCTCCACCTGAGCTTTTGCGGCGCCTTCAAGAAGGAAAAGTCTATTTAGGCGAGCAATCTAGGGTTGCAGCTGAAAATTTCTTCCAAGAAGAAAATTTGATGGCTCTTCGCGAAATTGCTCTTCGCTTTACAGCTGAAAAAGTCGATCACGATTTGCATGGCATGCTGCATGGAAAAGGATGGAAAACACGCGAAAGGCTCATGGTGGCAATTAGCGCTTCTCCATCCTCCGAGCAGCTTATTCGAGCAGCTAGGCGTTTGAGCTTTGAATTAGACGCGCCTTGGATAGCCGTTCATATCGACACAGGCGTACGTTTAAACGATCAAGACCAGGCAAGATTAAATCGTCACTTCAATTTAGCGCGGGAACTTGGAGCGGAAGTCATTACAACGCATGATTTGGACATTGCAGCTGCTCTGCAAAGAATTGCAAGACAAAGAGATATCACGCGAATTGTGATTGGTCGTCCACCTAAAAAAAAATTCAACCCTTGGACTTTATTTCAAGGAAGCTTCATTGATCGCTTAGAGAATGAAAACAAACATATTGATATTGTCATCTTAAGACAAGAGAAGCTGACAAACATTTATCAGCGCGCAGTATCCACTTACCAGATGACCAGTCCTTGGAGCGCTTATGGTTTAGCTATTGCATTTGGTATTGTCATTACAGCCGTCGGTCTGGCCGTCAGTCCGTTGATCGGTTACAAATCTGTTGGCTTTATTTTTTTGCTAGGTATCTTAATCTTAAGCTTCTTTGTCGGCAGAGGCCCTATCTTCTTAGCTGCTGTTCTTAGTGCAGTTTGTTGGGATTTGCTTTTCATCCCACCTCTTTTTACACAAACAATTTCTGATCCAGAGGATATTACATTAGTCATCATTTATTTTTTTGTTGCTGCCATCATGGGAACAATGACGAGTCGGATGCGCGAGCAAGATCAATTTTTGCATAAACGAGAAGAAAATACTGAGCGTCTTTATGAGATCGAGCGAGATATTGCCAATGCAACTAATCTGCAATACTTGCGTCTCAATGTCTGCTCTCGACTAGAGAATATGTTTTCTGGAAAGTTTGATATCTTAACCAAGAGTCCAGACAATCAACTCATCATAGATGGCCAGCTTCCTCTTCTAAAAGAAGAAAAAGAGCGAGTCGCGGCTGATTGGGTCTTTCAAAATGGAAAAGTGGGAGGCTGGTCCACAGATACTTTGCCATCCGCTGAAGGAATTTACTTTCCTATTAAATTCTCCAAATCAACCGTTGGAGTGCTTGTCTATTTTCCCAAGAGAGGTCGCTCGCTTTCAATGGAAGAAATGAGCTTTATTCAAACCGTTGCTCAGCAGCTTGGCATTTACCTTGAGCGTTATATTTTTGAAGAAAGGGTAAGTCGGCAAGATTATACAAGACAGATTGAGAGAATGCATCAATCTATTTTTCACTCTCTTAATCGCAGTTTTTATACTCCCCTAAAAGAGATATCCAAAATCAATCATCAAATCCAACAAGCAGAACTCTCTCCTCATATTCGCTCACTTGTCAGTAAAATGGAGCAGTTTATTTCCAATATTAAGTTTACAGTAGATAATATCATTGCCATGTCTGAGCTTGAGTCTGGATTTGTCCATTTTGATCGCAAAAAACATGCGATTAAGGAACTAATCGAGCATAGCCTTAATGAAACTAAACCTTTCGTTAACGGACATCCAATTAAGCTCAAACTTCCCTCTCAACCCATGTTTCTTCCTTTTGATTTCAATCTTTTGAAACTTGCTTTGAATAACCTTCTTTTAAACGCTATCGAATACTCCCCTTCTTCTTCGCCTATTTTCATCAAAGTCCAAGTTTTAGAAAATGAGTTTTGGTTGTCTGTCATTGACGAAGGGCCAGGAATCCCAGAGGACGTTTCGCCACTCATATTCGATAAGTTTTACCATGTCTCTAGTGAGTCAAAAGGACTGGGATTGGGTTTGGCAATTGTAAAGTCCGTTGTTGATATCCACCAACGTAAAATTGAAGTGAAAAACCGAGAAGAGAAAGGAACAGAATTTTCTCTGATCTTGCCTATTTAATTGGAGGAACAAATGAAAAAATACGTGGTACTCATTCTTGTTATGCTAATGGGCTTCGCTCATTCTCAAGAATATGACCATTATAATAATAATTATCAAAGCTACTATTACCCAAATCAAAACAGTACAAGCAATCAAGATAAGAAATCGACACCTGCTAAAGATGCTGTAGAAGAAAAAAATGGCAAGCAGGCAGAAGAGAAAAAAGAGGGAGAGAAGAAAGACGAATCTGACAAGAAAGAAGAAAAGAAAGAGGAGGAAAAGCCTAAATCTCCTCACACTTTTACAGGCAACGTCAGTCTAGTTTCTGATTATCGTTTTCGAGGGATTTCTCAAACGATGAGACGCCCTGCCATTCAAGGTGGTTTTGACTATTCTCATACAAGCGGCGTCTACTTGGGAACATGGGCTTCTAACGTCGACGGAACTACCCATTTTTATAACAATACAAGTATGGAATGGGATTTTTATGGCGGTTATAAGGGTAAATTTTTCCCTTGTTCTGCTCCTGATTTTACCTATAACTTTGGAGCTATCTATTATTACTATCCAGGCGGAAAAACACATGCCAAAGAGAATGTGCCTTACAACACGGCTGAATTTTACATTGAGCTCTCTTACAAATGGTTAAGCGTCAAGTACTGGCAAACTTTAACAAATTATTTTGGCATTTGTTCAGATAACCCACCCTTTAATTGGGAAAAAAACCGTGCGGACAGACCAAATGGTAGTTCCAAGGGATCAAATTATATTGAAGCTAATGCCACTTTTGATCTTTATAAAAAGGTATGCTGGCCTAGGTTTTGTCTAAAGGGTGGTAAGCTTTCATTGCTTTTGCATGTGGGACATCAAACTGTTAGAAATTATGAGCATTTAAGTTATACAGATTGGCGAGCCACGTTAACTCAAGAGTTTGATTGGTTCAACGCCTTTATATCCTATGTAGGAACAAATGCCAGACATGCTTATTTTGATGTTCCAGATAATGCTTATGATCCAGACATTCGCCATTTAGGTGCTCAAAGTGTTGTCATTGGGATCATTCGGACGTTCTAAAATGGAGAAGATATTTTATCCATCTATTAATAGTCTCATTAGAGAAGGGGATATCGAAGCATTAACGGAAGCGCTTAATGCTCTTTCCCCTTTTGAACTTACCGACCTCACTGTCAAGAAATCAGATAGAAATTAACGTTTAGGTAGTTGTTCAGGTGAAAATGCATAAAATAAGCATATAGCCTGCAACCCCTTTTTGATATAAGTTGGTGTGATAACTTTCTTTAAACCGCATAAATTTGATAAATTTAAAATCGATTTATATAATTGCTTCTCATTTTTTGTCATTAAAGTATCTGAAGGCGCTTTTACAGAGCGTGCTAGTTCAATAAAAGATTCAGGGAAATTAAAATGCATTTCTTTAAAGATCAATGAATTACTCTCAATATTTTCTATTTTAATTCTGTGTAGTTCCTGACAAGAAAGAGGAGCATAAAACATAAACCTGGTTTCTACTAAATCGACAAGGTGTTTTTTATTATTCGATTTTAAATGAATGAGCATGGTAGCAAACCAGTTCAATTTATACAATGATTCGCATATATAATCCGATTCTCTACAGACTAGTTATGCTTTCTAAAACATGTTATGGATCATTTATAAGTAATCATAAAAATAAAATGTCATGGTATTTGTCATTAATAAAATAAAAATTACTGCAAAAATAGAGCTCTTAATCCCATAATTTTTTTAAAAATGAGGCATAGAAAAAGTTCTTGACAAGCACCTATATGATCGGTTATATAACCGATTAAATAGGTTTAACTATGCTTGAGTATCTCTTTGCTAATAAAAATGTGGAAAAAATTCTCATGTATCTTTTTTTACATGGAAAAGCCAATGCCACTGAACTCAGCCGTGCCTTTGAAACTTCTCTCGATCCTATTCAGAAGACATTGCGAAAACTAGAAGAAGGGGGTCTTCTTGTCAGCTTTTTAGAAGGACGGACACGCGTGTTTCAGTGGAATCCCCGTTATCCCTTTCTACCAGAAATTCAGGCTCTGGCAAAGAAAACATACGAATTTCTTCCTTCGCATATTCAAGAAAATTGCTATCAAATCACAAAAAGAAAACGACCTCGCAAAACTGGAAAACCTTTATAAACATATGGAATTTGCTAATACCAACATCAAAGACTTGGCTTGCTTCATCTATGAGATTTTGAAAAATAATGGGATTGATGCCGTTTTAGTTGGCGGCGCTTGCGTCTCTATTTATAGCCAAAATCGCTATCAATCCTATGATTTAGATTTTGTCACCTATGAAGAATTAAAACAGATTGAAAAGGCGCTCGCTAAACTCGGTTTTAAAAGAACAGGACGATGCTTTGCTCATGAGGATTGTCCTTATCTTATCGATTTTGTAAATCCACCTATAGCAATTGGCAATGAACCCATTCGACGCTTCGAAACTTTAAAAACACCTGCAGGGTCTTTACAACTACTTACACCAACCGATTGTGTTAAGGACCGCCTTTCTTCTTTCTTTCATTGGAACGACGAGCAGGCTCTTCAGCAAGCTCTTTTAGTAGCCAATGATCATCCCATTGATCTTAGTGACATCAAACGTTGGGCAAAAGCAGAAGGTCACGAAGAGAAAATGAAGGCTTTTTTGGAAAAATTGCAAAAAGGCCGTATTTAAACTTCATGCTAATCTAAAAAAGGAGTGAAATCCTGACAAACTTCTGACATAATACCGCACCGATTGCTGGTACGAAACAAAGAAGCTGTTTAGAAATAGACGTGGAAAGGAAAAAGAATTGCCTAAAACAGGAGTCGAACCCGCGACCTTCGCATTACGAATGCGCTGCTCTACCAACTGAGCTATTTAGGCATGGAGGAATAAAAATAGTATGGCAGTTTTACTATTTTTACGACAACTACGACATAATGATCCTTCCAATCAATCGCCAGAAGCCTTTAGACCGACAGATTGTTTAACCCACAGCAACTTTTAGAAACTGTGGGAAAAGGCAAACTTACGACCCTAAGCTTACTGAATAGAACAACAGCCTTGTTGTGGCAGGCTTATTAAAGAAGCGGACAGATGATTACAGCCCCCTTCCACTTTTTGATTCAAATGAAGCCAAGTCTGGTTAGAAATTGCCACTATTCTAAATTCTACGCGACTCTCACTGCTCATTCGCTGAGATGCACGCTCTCGCTTGATTCCCGCCAGTTTAGAATCAACCTCAACAATGTGTGCGGCTATGATTCGATTGAAAGAATCTTTGCATAGGTCATCATCCACAACAGCACAATGCGGCGATATGCTAATAAACTCCTTTAGCGATGCCAATTTACCTTGAGAGGGTTTATAAGACTGATAAAGAACGCTCAATTCCCTATTTCTATGTACTGTACGCATTGAAATAGGCTCCAACGCATGCTTTGTAATCCATTGATCCACAGCCTCGAATTCATCTTTGAAAAAGCTTTCCAAATACCTTGCTTCTTCTTGCGAAAGACTCGTGAAACAACGCCTGGCTTCTATTCCGACCATGACTGCAATTAAATTGATCTGATCATCTAAATAGATCGCACTTTCAGAATATCCTGTCGTACTTCCCTGTCTATGTATGGGCATTGTCTCTGTCCACATGATATGATTTCCTTTATCGATTGTAATAATCCGAACTTCAGGTTAATAACGCTTATTAACCCACAGTGCAATTACGAGTAGATTTCTCTACAAGTGAGCATGCAAATCACATCTATTTATATTTTTAATTTCACATAAATTACCTATCGTTGGGCTTAACGATGACCGTTACACTCACCGTGGCCTAAGTGAAGGCAGAATAGTAAAGGCGAGAGAATAAACATCCTGTCCGATTCTTATTCTAAGTGTGCTTTGAATGGCTATTGCTGTTCAAGTCGCTTTTTATGCGATGATGCAACAGCGACCTTCAGTCATTAAAGGACGCCTCTTGGACTCTTCCAACCAGTTATTCAAAAGGTTCCAAGACTTTTCCGAAATAGCCATAATCGTGACCGATTTACTAGACTGTATAGATGCTAAAAAGAAAAACCTCTCTTGAGTTATCCCAACCGTCTTTTTTAGTGTTGGGGTAATTGTCATGAGATGTGCGGGTCTTATTCCACCTGAGACATCCTTACAAAAATTATCGGGGAAAATTCCACAAATTTGCGACGTTTGAATAAACGCTTTTAAGGCCTCTCCTTTCTCTAAAGTAAGGTTGTAGCAGGGATATAATTGGATCCATTCCTTTCTTTTAGACTCGGAATCTTTTTTTTTATAGTTTTGAAGCGGATATCTGCTATTCCACTGCTGTAAGGCATCCCATTCGTCCACTAAAAAGGCTTTTAATAACAGCTGCTCCTGCTCTGAAAAATCATTGAAGAAATTCTGAGCATACCCTCCAACTATCATAGCAATAAAATGTACTGCATGATCTGAAGCAACTCTAATTCCAAAATAGCCTAAATCATCTTGTACAGCAGCTGTTTCTTGAGAAGATAGCGATGGAATAATCATCTGTTTCCTAACCATTAAGTTGTGATATCGGAAAGGGGTGATGGATGCTAGGTACGCACAAAGCTGAGCCATCTTTTCTTTCGCTGAGTATAGTCCCAGCCATTTTATGCCATGGACAAGGTATTATGAAATAATACAATTTCCCTGTTTTTTTAAAATTTTTTTTTCATCTCCTGGCAGTGTCTATTGGCTACCAGCCAGCTATTCAAAAAGTTCCATGAATCTTGTGAAAGAACCATAACCATGACAGACTCGGATTGCTGCATGCCAGCTAACTCATTAAACATTGACTCACTGATTTGTAGATTACTTTTTTGGCTCGAAGTGACTGTAAATAGATAAAGAGGCCTCATAGACCACACACCCATGTCGACAATGCTACAACCAGATAATTGCTGGATAAGCTCTTTTAAAACACTCACCTTCTTTAGTGTTAAGTTAGGAAGGATGGATTCCACGTTCATTTCTCTTAAGTCACCCCATTCATCAAAACAACTCATCACCTTTTGTTGCTCTGGAAGGGGTAATCTATGAAAGAAGGCTTGTGCATACAGAGCAACCCCTTTGGCAATCAGCGGTATTTGATTGTCTAAAGGCGGTATCTTTGTAGATAATAGTAGCTCGAAATCGCGATTCAATTGCTTGTGCGTGTCGATGGGCGAAACATTCATATTTTTCCTACTTTGATTATAATCGTTAAAAAAAAACGATCGCAACGTACTTAGTTATATTTTTAGGCGGAAAAACTCGTTACAGTTTTTTTAAATCTTTGCTGTCGCCAGCCGCTGTTCTACGCCCGAAAGGCGCGAGCCTTGTAAAGAAATGGTTTTCTGAATGATGAGATCTGTCCCATAGACTTCAATGTGCTTGCGCGCGCGCGTCACAGCCGTGTAAAAAACCTCTCTGCCAAATAGCTCCGACCCTTCAGGTAATACTAAGATGACCCGATCGAACTCGCTACCCTGACTTTTATGCACAGACAGGCAATAAGCAAATTCATACCTTGGCAGCAAAAGCGCCGGCAAACGGCGCACTGTTTCTCCTGCGTTGCGGGAAGGAAAAAGGGCGTAATCTTCTGTGCTCACTGTTTTCAAAGGAAGCTTGCGCATCAAAACGCCCGTTTCACCATTGAAAAGGTCTTGCCGGTAATCATTTGTCACAACCATGATGGGAATGGCAAGCCATCCATTTGGATGACGCATTTGGCTCACATGCTGCCATAAAAGCTGGTTGATAGACTCCACTCCAAAAGAGCCTTTACGCATGGGTGATAAAATGCGGATGGCATTGAACAAATTCAGCAGCTGTTCTGGGTCTTGATGCGATCTAATAAGGGAGGGAAAATAGTTCATGACATGGCTCAAAAATAGCTTTTGAGACTCTTTCCTCTCAGCTGGCAAATGGAGACGGGAAATGCCTGGGATATCAGCCTGATTGAGCAAGTCAATGGCTTGGAGCGCCTTACCCTGGTTGATCGTTTGCGCAAAAGACACGATAGAGCCCAGCTCGGCCCTCAAACAGACTTTCAAATTGGTGCAAGGAATGGCAAGGGCTGGCTGCGCTTGATGCAATTTAATCAGGTCTACAAATAAACTGCCTGCTTCTACAGATGGCAATTGATGCTGATCTCCTAATAAAATGATCCTCGATCCTTTTTTAAGAGACTCAAACAAAGTAGCCATCATCTTTACATCGATCATCGAACTCTCATCAACGACGATCAGATCGGCCGTTAAGCGGATAGCCGACTCCTTTGCAAAAGAGGATGAACTTCTCATGTTCAATAAAGAGTGAAGCGTTTTAGCCTGCAATGGAGGACAGTCCTTGAGCTCATTCGCCACTTTGCTCAAGCTTTTTTGCAAGTTCGCCGCTGCTTTGCCAGTGGGAGCTGCCAACGCAATTTGACACTCTTTCCTTTGTTCCTCATTTAAACTATTCCAAAAAAGCTGGATGAGGCGTCCCGCCGTATACGTTTTACCCGTTCCAGGTCCGCCCGTAATCAAGGTCAAAGGAGATAAGCATCCAGTCAAAATAGCCTCCGCCTGCTCTTCCAGTAAGGCACCGCTCTTTCGAAGATGCGTAAGCTCTTTTTCTAAATACTCTCGACTAACCTCCAAAACAGGCATGCCATCCAAATGCCTCAAGAGATGCTTCAAAAAAAGCGTTTCAAAAATCCAGTGCCGCTGCAGATAAAAGCTGTTCTGAAAAACGCACAAGGGTGTCTGGGGCGGCTCATGATCCTCTCCTTCCTGCATGACAGTCATGAGTTCAAGAGG
Coding sequences within it:
- a CDS encoding TorF family putative porin; this translates as MKKYVVLILVMLMGFAHSQEYDHYNNNYQSYYYPNQNSTSNQDKKSTPAKDAVEEKNGKQAEEKKEGEKKDESDKKEEKKEEEKPKSPHTFTGNVSLVSDYRFRGISQTMRRPAIQGGFDYSHTSGVYLGTWASNVDGTTHFYNNTSMEWDFYGGYKGKFFPCSAPDFTYNFGAIYYYYPGGKTHAKENVPYNTAEFYIELSYKWLSVKYWQTLTNYFGICSDNPPFNWEKNRADRPNGSSKGSNYIEANATFDLYKKVCWPRFCLKGGKLSLLLHVGHQTVRNYEHLSYTDWRATLTQEFDWFNAFISYVGTNARHAYFDVPDNAYDPDIRHLGAQSVVIGIIRTF
- the recD gene encoding exodeoxyribonuclease V subunit alpha, yielding MQSGLAKARFSESYNRSPWLEVGKEKRPVWPTMDSLLAKQRLTYLDYVLTHRLLRDQLVGQEVALFICHLLIAAQEGHLCVRIENGHLFPAVYQLWSQEGDDHLSSEESQFLTDLILKGSKEVPLELMTVMQEGEDHEPPQTPLCVFQNSFYLQRHWIFETLFLKHLLRHLDGMPVLEVSREYLEKELTHLRKSGALLEEQAEAILTGCLSPLTLITGGPGTGKTYTAGRLIQLFWNSLNEEQRKECQIALAAPTGKAAANLQKSLSKVANELKDCPPLQAKTLHSLLNMRSSSSFAKESAIRLTADLIVVDESSMIDVKMMATLFESLKKGSRIILLGDQHQLPSVEAGSLFVDLIKLHQAQPALAIPCTNLKVCLRAELGSIVSFAQTINQGKALQAIDLLNQADIPGISRLHLPAERKESQKLFLSHVMNYFPSLIRSHQDPEQLLNLFNAIRILSPMRKGSFGVESINQLLWQHVSQMRHPNGWLAIPIMVVTNDYRQDLFNGETGVLMRKLPLKTVSTEDYALFPSRNAGETVRRLPALLLPRYEFAYCLSVHKSQGSEFDRVILVLPEGSELFGREVFYTAVTRARKHIEVYGTDLIIQKTISLQGSRLSGVEQRLATAKI
- the kdpC gene encoding potassium-transporting ATPase subunit KdpC; this translates as MMNAFKTAVKVFLFMTVLTGLIYPLVITGVAQLTMARLANGSLIQKGNQTLGSALIAQNTTEDRYFWPRPSAVDYDPMKPSGGSNLGPTSQKLKEAIQERKQKVGDQASPELLYASGSGLDPHINLETAYFQIPRVAKARSMNEGDLKNLIDHLSEGKQLGFLGERYVNVLNLNQALDEHK
- a CDS encoding sensor histidine kinase — translated: MIDEDDRLSPDEILKAIQKQESQKELGKLKIFFGMSAGVGKTYSMLQEAQQRLKEGVNVVIGTINTHGRKETEALLEGLPIIPEKWVKYKDTVFEELDLETIIDTKPELVLVDELAHTNMPGSKHPKRWQDVIEILDAGIDVYTTLNVQHIESRKDIVESLTGIQIRETVPDLILERATSIELIDIPPPELLRRLQEGKVYLGEQSRVAAENFFQEENLMALREIALRFTAEKVDHDLHGMLHGKGWKTRERLMVAISASPSSEQLIRAARRLSFELDAPWIAVHIDTGVRLNDQDQARLNRHFNLARELGAEVITTHDLDIAAALQRIARQRDITRIVIGRPPKKKFNPWTLFQGSFIDRLENENKHIDIVILRQEKLTNIYQRAVSTYQMTSPWSAYGLAIAFGIVITAVGLAVSPLIGYKSVGFIFLLGILILSFFVGRGPIFLAAVLSAVCWDLLFIPPLFTQTISDPEDITLVIIYFFVAAIMGTMTSRMREQDQFLHKREENTERLYEIERDIANATNLQYLRLNVCSRLENMFSGKFDILTKSPDNQLIIDGQLPLLKEEKERVAADWVFQNGKVGGWSTDTLPSAEGIYFPIKFSKSTVGVLVYFPKRGRSLSMEEMSFIQTVAQQLGIYLERYIFEERVSRQDYTRQIERMHQSIFHSLNRSFYTPLKEISKINHQIQQAELSPHIRSLVSKMEQFISNIKFTVDNIIAMSELESGFVHFDRKKHAIKELIEHSLNETKPFVNGHPIKLKLPSQPMFLPFDFNLLKLALNNLLLNAIEYSPSSSPIFIKVQVLENEFWLSVIDEGPGIPEDVSPLIFDKFYHVSSESKGLGLGLAIVKSVVDIHQRKIEVKNREEKGTEFSLILPI
- a CDS encoding nucleotidyltransferase; protein product: MEFANTNIKDLACFIYEILKNNGIDAVLVGGACVSIYSQNRYQSYDLDFVTYEELKQIEKALAKLGFKRTGRCFAHEDCPYLIDFVNPPIAIGNEPIRRFETLKTPAGSLQLLTPTDCVKDRLSSFFHWNDEQALQQALLVANDHPIDLSDIKRWAKAEGHEEKMKAFLEKLQKGRI
- a CDS encoding winged helix-turn-helix domain-containing protein — translated: MLEYLFANKNVEKILMYLFLHGKANATELSRAFETSLDPIQKTLRKLEEGGLLVSFLEGRTRVFQWNPRYPFLPEIQALAKKTYEFLPSHIQENCYQITKRKRPRKTGKPL